The Lewinella sp. 4G2 nucleotide sequence TCGAACTGAGGCGCCGGACGCGCATTCCCTACCTCCGGGCGGGGGCCAGCCAAAACGTACGGGTGCCCGTCAGCTACACCGCAAACGTGGACCCAACCGACGCTACTTTTCAGTTTACGGTATCGGACGTCAGTAGGAACCGTTCTGAACCCGTGCGCCTGGACGTCCCCGTGGTGCCCCTCAACGTACCGTCCAATTACCTGGACGTGAGTTGGCAACTCGCGGGGGTGAACCGGGATTCCGTGATCAAAGTGTACGAACCCACCTTCCCGCTTTCAGCAAGGGCTCGGTGTGACCAACGCTTATTTCGGCGCAACTTTACCGTAGAGCTGAATAAGCAACCGTACCGGAAAGGCAGTAAATCCGGAGAAACCGGCCTATCATCCAAAACCTCCGCCGGGGTATGGGACCATGACTATACCAATTTGATCGAACTCAGCCCCGGCATGAATGAGATTCGCATTACGGTAGATAATGGCGACCGTAAAGAAACCTCCCGGATCTTACAGGTGATCTACAGCGACAAGCCGAACCTGCACGTGTTGGCCATCGGCATCGACCACGGAGACCTGAAGTATACGCGTAAGGACGCCGAAGATTTCGCCGCCACCTTTGCCGCGCAACGGGGGGACCTTTTCGACCAGGTATACCGAACAACTTTAGTGAGCAACGCGCGCACGCCAGCGGGCCGCTTTCAGACGAACGGGGAGGTGATCAAATCCACCTTCGCTACCCTACGCGAGAGCTATCAGTACAACATCTACGAGCAGGACCTGCTGGTGGTATTCATCAGTTCGCACGGGCAAACCATTAATAATCGGTTCAAGATTGTGCCTTCTGATGGGTTCGCCGGTGAGGAGAACTACGTGGATTACGCCGAGGACATTCTGGAACCCCTGGAAGCGCTGGCCTGCCAAAAGTTGCTCTTCGTTGATGCCTGCCACAGTGGAAGCGGATCTTCAGTTGAAGGCGGCGATGAAAAGACTACGAGACCTAACGACGGGCGCGCCAAAGCGCTCACAAACTTGACGTCAGCCCTCCGGTCCACCAATACCATCGCAAGTTGCCAGGCCGAGGAGTCTAGTTGGGAGGATGAGGCCTGGGAGAACGGAGCCTTCACCGAAGCACTGATTGGGGCCTTCCGCAACGAAGCATTTGAGGATGAGGCGGGTACCTTCCGCCCGAGCCAAGGTGACGACATCGTCACGATAGCTGAATTGTATACCTACCTGACGCGGCGCGTCCCGGCCATGGTCCAACAATTGAAAAAATCGGGCACCCAACGGCCCTACCTCGCGCAGGATCAGTTGGAACGAGCGGGACACCTTCCCGTTTTCGGCTACTAGTGCTTGAGGGTCTGGCTTTGCCGGTCCTATCTCGTCGCACCCGCGTCAGCGACACGCAGTGATTCCCGCACTTAGTCGGGGCGCCCAAATACCGAAAAGCGATACCGACAGCGTGGCACGATTACGCTATTCAGCGTATTGCGACGGCGGGCGGCATGGGGCATATTTGTTCCATTATTTACGCAGACCCAAATTTCGTAGCACTAAGTCAAATTCAACGCATTAGCTACTAAAAGCACACCGTTACCCTTACTGAATGCAACTGGGGCTTAACCACATTAATTTTGCAGCAGCCACCGCCGAATGACGAGGCCCCCACACCGCTATCTAATGTTGTCAAGGCTCGGCTGAAGCGCCAGCGTGAATTCGCGGCCGTAAACCGCGATCGGTTCAACACACTATCCGGTCGAGAACGAGAAGTGCTGACGCTGATCGCGCAGGGCCATTCCAACAAGGCCATTTCCGAGACGCTGGCCATCTCCATACACAC carries:
- a CDS encoding helix-turn-helix transcriptional regulator encodes the protein MQQPPPNDEAPTPLSNVVKARLKRQREFAAVNRDRFNTLSGREREVLTLIAQGHSNKAISETLAISIHTVRTHRNNIWKQLNISSIVDAVWWGECFELI